DNA from Xanthomonas hyacinthi:
GCGCTGTACTGCGCCTGGCGTGCCGACGGCGCCGCGCTGCCACGCGTGCTGACCGCGGCACTGGGCGGGCTGTGGGGCGCGCGCCTGGCCTGGCACCTGGGCGTGCGCGTGTTCGGCGATGCGCACGAGGACGGCCGCTACCGCGCGCTGCGCGAACACTGGCACGACGACCAGCGCCGCTTCCTGCTGTTCTTCCTCGGCCAGGCGCTGGTGGTGGTGCTGTTCGCGCTGCCGCTGTCGGTCGCCGCGCACAATCCGCTGCCGCAGTGGAGCGTGTGGACCACGCTGGCGCTGGCGACCTGGCTGCTGGCGGTGGGCGGGGAAAGCCTGGCCGACCGCCAGCTGGCCGCGTTCCGCGCCGATCCCGGCAATCGCGGCAGCACCTGCCGCCGCGGCCTGTGGCGCTACTCGCGGCATCCGAACTATTTCTTCGAGTTCGTGCATTGGTTCGTCTACGTGTTCCTGGCCGTCGGCAGCGGCGCGCTGTGGGTCGGCGTGGCCGCGCTGGGGCCGCTGCTGATGTTCGCGTTCCTGTACCGCGTCACCGGCATTCCCTACACCGAACAACAGGCGCTGCGCTCGCGCGGCCAGGACTACGCCGACTACCAGCGCAGCACCAGCGCCTTCTTTCCGTTGCCGCCGCGGCAATGACCCCGCTTCCAGGAGATTGCCCGATGTCCAGCACCCTCGCCCCTTCGCCTGCGCCCGCGCTGCCGGCCGAACCGCTGGCCATCCGCGTGGCCGAATCCGGCCTGCTGCCCGATGCGCTGCTGCGCGCAGCGATGCGCAAGCTGTGCGCGCAACGCCTGCGCGAGGAGCGCCGCGGCGGTGCCGACGCGGCGTGGGAACGCCAGCGCGCCTTCGTCGAGGCCTTGCGCGGCAGCGCCATCGCGATCGAGACCGAGGCCGCCAACCGCCAGCACTACGAGTTGCCGCCGCGCTTCTTCGCGCTGTGCCTGGGCAAGCGCCTGAAGTACAGCAGTTGCTACTGGGACGCCGACACCACCGACCTGGACGCGGCCGAGGAACGCATGCTGCACCTGTACGCCGAGCGCGCACAGTTGCGCGACCGCCAGCGCATCCTCGAACTGGGCTGCGGCTGGGGTTCGCTGACCCTGTGGATGGCCGAACGCTATCCCGGCGCGCGCATCACCGCGGTGTCCAACGCGCGGCCGCAGCGCGAGCACATCGAGGCGCAATGCCGCGCGCGCGGATTGCGCAACGTCGAGGTCATCACCCACGACGCCAACACCCTGACCCTGCCGCATGCGAGCTTCGACCGCGTGGTGTCGATCGAGATGTTCGAGCACATGCGCAACTACCGCGAACTGCTGGCGCGGATCGGCCACTGGCTGGTGCCGGGCGGCAGGCTGTTCGTGCACATCTTCTGCCACCGCGACCTGGCCTACCCGTTCGAGGTGCAGGGCGAGGACAACTGGATGGGCCGGCATTTCTTCACCGGCGGGCTGATGCCGGCGGCCGACA
Protein-coding regions in this window:
- a CDS encoding DUF1295 domain-containing protein, giving the protein MNAWPLLHVGAFTALVMLAGWAWQRRSRNAGVVDVLWAACMALAALYCAWRADGAALPRVLTAALGGLWGARLAWHLGVRVFGDAHEDGRYRALREHWHDDQRRFLLFFLGQALVVVLFALPLSVAAHNPLPQWSVWTTLALATWLLAVGGESLADRQLAAFRADPGNRGSTCRRGLWRYSRHPNYFFEFVHWFVYVFLAVGSGALWVGVAALGPLLMFAFLYRVTGIPYTEQQALRSRGQDYADYQRSTSAFFPLPPRQ
- a CDS encoding SAM-dependent methyltransferase, which encodes MSSTLAPSPAPALPAEPLAIRVAESGLLPDALLRAAMRKLCAQRLREERRGGADAAWERQRAFVEALRGSAIAIETEAANRQHYELPPRFFALCLGKRLKYSSCYWDADTTDLDAAEERMLHLYAERAQLRDRQRILELGCGWGSLTLWMAERYPGARITAVSNARPQREHIEAQCRARGLRNVEVITHDANTLTLPHASFDRVVSIEMFEHMRNYRELLARIGHWLVPGGRLFVHIFCHRDLAYPFEVQGEDNWMGRHFFTGGLMPAADTLLQFQDDLALERRWLLSGAHYEKTANAWLRNQDRHRAELMPVLQATYGRDAKIWWRRWRMFWMACAALFGYEQGQQWGVAHYRFVRR